In one Cyprinus carpio isolate SPL01 chromosome B2, ASM1834038v1, whole genome shotgun sequence genomic region, the following are encoded:
- the LOC109111518 gene encoding eukaryotic translation initiation factor 4E type 2-like isoform X1 encodes MQHASDRFWTQICMRGASRPRTDHRLRVCVSSGGSLKDDDSGDHDQDNSSPKDGEKEKNEEEEKDSNTTKRKVAVPGAGEHPLQYNYTFWYSRRTPGRPTSTQSYEQNIKQIGSFASVEQFWRFYSHMIRPGDLTGHSDFHLFKEGIKPMWEDDANKSGGKWIIRLRKGLASRCWENLILAILGEQFMVGEEICGAVVSVRFQEDIISIWNKTASDQATTARIRDTLRRVLNLPPNTIMEYKTHTDSIKAWEDFHGLVNASGGR; translated from the exons ATGCAGCATGCGAGTGACCGTTTCTGGACCCAGATCTGCATGCGCGGGGCCTCCAGGCCGAGGACGGATCACCGGTTACGCGTGTGTGTGAGCAGCGGGGGCAG CCTGAAAGATGATGACAGTGGAGATCACGACCAGGACAACAGTTCACCGAAAGATGGGGAGAAGGAAAAaaatgaggaagaggagaaggaCTCAAACACTACCAAGAGAAAG GTGGCAGTCCCAGGGGCTGGTGAGCACCCTCTTCAGTACAACTACACGTTCTGGTATTCTCGTCGCACACCAGGACGGCCAACCAGCACACAGAGCTACGAACAGAACATTAAACAGATCGGCAGCTTTGCTTCG GTGGAGCAGTTCTGGCGTTTTTATAGTCACATGATCCGACCGGGTGATCTGACTGGTCACAGCGATTTCCATCTGTTTAAGGAAGGAATCAAACCCATGTGGGAG GATGATGCTAATAAGAGTGGAGGTAAATGGATCATCCGGCTTCGTAAAGGCCTGGCGTCACGCTGCTGGGAGAATCTGATTTTGGCCATACTGGGTGAGCAGTTCATGGTGGGCGAGGAGATCTGTGGGGCCGTTGTGTCCGTTCGCTTCCAG GAGGATATCATTTCTATCTGGAATAAGACGGCCAGTGACCAGGCCACCACTGCTCGCATTAGAGACACTTTACGCAGAGTCCTCAACCTGCCTCCTAATACCATTATGGAGTATAAAACACACACCGACAGCATCAA GGCTTGGGAGGATTTCCACGGTCTAGTGAACGCAAGTGGAGGCCGCTAG
- the LOC109111518 gene encoding eukaryotic translation initiation factor 4E type 2-like isoform X2 → MNNKFDALKDDDSGDHDQDNSSPKDGEKEKNEEEEKDSNTTKRKVAVPGAGEHPLQYNYTFWYSRRTPGRPTSTQSYEQNIKQIGSFASVEQFWRFYSHMIRPGDLTGHSDFHLFKEGIKPMWEDDANKSGGKWIIRLRKGLASRCWENLILAILGEQFMVGEEICGAVVSVRFQEDIISIWNKTASDQATTARIRDTLRRVLNLPPNTIMEYKTHTDSIKAWEDFHGLVNASGGR, encoded by the exons ATGAACAACAAATTTGACGC CCTGAAAGATGATGACAGTGGAGATCACGACCAGGACAACAGTTCACCGAAAGATGGGGAGAAGGAAAAaaatgaggaagaggagaaggaCTCAAACACTACCAAGAGAAAG GTGGCAGTCCCAGGGGCTGGTGAGCACCCTCTTCAGTACAACTACACGTTCTGGTATTCTCGTCGCACACCAGGACGGCCAACCAGCACACAGAGCTACGAACAGAACATTAAACAGATCGGCAGCTTTGCTTCG GTGGAGCAGTTCTGGCGTTTTTATAGTCACATGATCCGACCGGGTGATCTGACTGGTCACAGCGATTTCCATCTGTTTAAGGAAGGAATCAAACCCATGTGGGAG GATGATGCTAATAAGAGTGGAGGTAAATGGATCATCCGGCTTCGTAAAGGCCTGGCGTCACGCTGCTGGGAGAATCTGATTTTGGCCATACTGGGTGAGCAGTTCATGGTGGGCGAGGAGATCTGTGGGGCCGTTGTGTCCGTTCGCTTCCAG GAGGATATCATTTCTATCTGGAATAAGACGGCCAGTGACCAGGCCACCACTGCTCGCATTAGAGACACTTTACGCAGAGTCCTCAACCTGCCTCCTAATACCATTATGGAGTATAAAACACACACCGACAGCATCAA GGCTTGGGAGGATTTCCACGGTCTAGTGAACGCAAGTGGAGGCCGCTAG
- the LOC109111527 gene encoding uncharacterized protein LOC109111527: MGAMRLCFLFFCLFLASVFSLRKLNDIHDLRNITYAKSAPRHGLQLLFWFAQKVVTVDKDNILILDSNFDPSRGDFGFHHYSNREDILPSLSSWQSYYSVGNLKSPGASALPAYVQKYYRNTNVPERNMDRLIISVKQNKPNKILSLFITAYDLQKNDFNPADTYEIDPALVLQIGDPYNCSVDENNMSGIYTKSRKTEDTEYDRYLKFLTETGYSSNDCKHSHMSRRKKRSPYLQCNAYEGIKLEIKATTEGFSKLLWEIPAKMMENSKYVHIEICQNTRSSETNEVHTQVRKQLNIYEPSGALDTSISMNTGLQPRLRLYPTLFDFQFTNPYIWYGPEFDGANRVIPTRIKGFDASLQLYAEDGKACARLYIKKTFSNWKEVFYYSWVAFYKSSEDKNDEYSTYQYAGKFAKIENFITDNYDIYQYNSSLVIAPGVQIRFLLDKKYEMVLAQTMPWEGVEAVTILPSDCGTPSPSLQPQISSNMPEFFYGPEYNNIGLQLYTEDSKACARLYIKKTFTDWKDTFYYSWVGFYTSSQDTNDGYYTYCYVVKFEKMAVDNDNYDIYQYKSKLDIAPGVQIRFLKDKSSYNVLVKTEPWKNGK, encoded by the coding sequence ATGGGTGCCATGAGACTCTGCTTCCTGTTCTTCTGCCTCTTCTTGGCGAGTGTCTTTTCTTTGAGAAAACTTAATGATATTCATGACTTGAGAAATATTACATATGCCAAGTCTGCACCACGTCATGGACTCCAGTTATTGTTCTGGTTTGCCCAAAAGGTTGTGACTGTTGATAAGGACAACATTCTCATCCTTGATTCCAATTTTGATCCTAGTAGAGGTGACTTTGGATTCCATCATTATAGCAACAGAGAGGACATTCTTCCCTCTTTGAGCTCTTGGCAGAGTTACTATTCGGTTGGCAATTTAAAATCTCCTGGAGCCAGTGCATTGCCAGCATATGTGCAGAAGTATTACAGAAACACCAATGTGCCAGAAAGAAACATGGACAGGCTCATTATCTCTGTGAAACAAAATAAGCCAAACAAAATACTCAGCCTGTTTATTACGGCATACGACCTTCAGAAGAATGACTTTAATCCTGCTGACACCTATGAGATTGATCCTGCTCTGGTCTTGCAGATCGGAGACCCTTATAACTGCTCTGTTGATGAGAACAATATGTCTGGTATTTACACAAAATCACGCAAAACAGAAGACACAGAATATGACAGATACCTTAAATTTCTGACAGAGACAGGATACAGCAGCAATGACTGTAAACACAGTCATATGAGCCGCAGAAAGAAACGCTCGCCCTATTTGCAATGCAATGCATATGAAGGAATTAAACTAGAGATAAAAGCAACTACAGAAGGTTTCTCAAAACTCCTTTGGGAGATACCTGCTAAAATGATGGAAAATTCCAAATACGTACACATCGAAATTTGCCAAAACACTCGTTCCAGTGAAACTAATGAAGTTCATACGCAGGTCAGGAAACAGCTGAATATTTATGAACCGTCTGGGGCATTAGATACTTCTATATCCATGAATACTGGTCTCCAACCTCGACTGCGACTTTACCCAACACTTTTTGATTTTCAGTTCACTAATCCATACATTTGGTATGGACCAGAGTTTGATGGAGCTAATAGAGTGATCCCCACTAGAATAAAGGGGTTTGATGCTAGTCTGCAGCTCTACGCTGAAGACGGAAAAGCCTGCGCTCGACTCTACATCAAGAAAACCTTCAGCAACTGGAAAGAGGTTTTTTACTACTCATGGGTGGCGTTTTACAAGAGTTCAGAAGATAAAAATGATGAATATTCAACATATCAGTATGCTGGTAAGTTTGCAAAGATCGAAAACTTTATCACAGACAATTATGATATTTACCAGTATAATTCCAGTTTAGTTATTGCTCCTGGAGTTCAAATACGTTTTCTGCTggacaaaaaatatgaaatggttTTAGCACAGACTATGCCCTGGGAGGGTGTTGAAGCAGTGACAATATTACCATCAGATTGTGGCACACCGAGTCCCAGTCTTCAGCCTCAAATCTCATCAAACATGCCAGAATTCTTTTATGGACCAGAGTACAATAATATTGGTCTGCAGCTCTATACTGAAGACAGTAAAGCTTGTGCTCGACTTTATATCAAGAAGACCTTCACAGACTGGAAAGATACCTTCTACTACTCATGGGTGGGGTTTTACACGAGTTCACAAGATACAAATGATGGCTATTACACCTATTGCTATGTTGTGAAGTTTGAAAAGATGGcagttgataatgataattatgatATTTATCAGTACAAATCCAAACTGGATATTGCGCCTGGAGTACAGATCCGTTTCCTAAAAGACAAAAGTTCTTATAACGTTTTAGTCAAAACTGAACCCTGGAAGAATGGTAAATGA
- the ccl20a.4 gene encoding monocyte chemotactic protein 1B yields the protein MMSRLVLTSSALLLLLCVWVSLSQSSSVRCCTKYSSHPFPVLRLKDFTRQDPTMTCNLEAVIFTTVKNRQICANPDDLWVQNAILHIQGKKGRST from the exons ATGATGAGCAGACTCGTCCTGACGTCATCTgcgctgctgctgttgctgtgtgTCTGGGTCAGCTTGAGTCAAAGCA GTTCGGTGAGGTGCTGTACCAAGTATTCATCACATCCTTTTCCTGTCCTCCGACTGAAAGACTTCACCCGGCAGGACCCCACCATGACCTGCAATTTAGAGGCTGTCAT TTTTACTACGGTGAAGAACAGACAGATCTGTGCCAACCCTGATGATCTATGGGTTCAGAACGCTATCTTGCATATTCA GGGGAAAAAAGGAAGGTCAACATAA
- the ccl20a.3 gene encoding C-C motif chemokine 20a.3 gives MTRISATVIVLLVAALSALCTDASALSCCRKYTKGQIPMAIIKGYSIQTMMRNCHIDAVIFHTKGGRNICTDPSKPWVMDSIHKLKERVRVISRKHSKD, from the exons ATGACTCGCATTTCAGCTACAGTGATTGTGCTGTTGGTTGCAGCTCTCAGTGCACTCTGTACAGATGCTTCTGCTTTGT CATGTTGTAGGAAGTATACCAAAGGACAGATACCAATGGCAATTATTAAAGGATATTCCATTCAGACCATGATGAGAAACTGCCACATTGATGCTGTCAT ATTCCACACAAAAGGAGGCAGGAACATTTGCACAGACCCCTCCAAACCCTGGGTGATGGACAGTATCCATAAGCTGAA gGAGAGAGTGCGAGTAATCagcagaaaacattcaaaagactAA